A window of the Bacillus sp. A301a_S52 genome harbors these coding sequences:
- a CDS encoding isochorismatase family protein → MNQALLVIDAQQDLIEGNMEGEQAVFEKERLIANINSVIEKAIHDSVSVIFIRDLDVAGGKGAGFQVHEEINIPPHAVIFDKTATNAFYGTPLLAYLNDNKIGHLVIMGCKTEHCIDTAVRTATINHVDVTLVGDGHATSDSPVLSAQQIIQHHNETLHGHYNVDNFSVVRNSQDDLFTPIHHRYR, encoded by the coding sequence TTGAATCAGGCTTTATTAGTTATTGATGCGCAGCAAGATTTAATAGAGGGCAATATGGAAGGGGAACAAGCGGTTTTTGAAAAAGAGAGGCTCATTGCGAACATTAATAGTGTGATTGAAAAAGCGATACATGACTCAGTCAGTGTTATCTTTATAAGAGATTTAGATGTGGCCGGTGGAAAAGGAGCAGGGTTCCAGGTACATGAGGAGATTAACATACCACCTCATGCGGTCATTTTTGATAAAACAGCGACGAATGCTTTTTATGGGACCCCTTTACTGGCGTATTTAAATGACAACAAGATAGGTCATCTTGTTATCATGGGGTGCAAAACGGAACATTGTATTGATACTGCTGTAAGGACAGCCACAATTAATCATGTTGATGTCACGTTAGTGGGAGATGGACACGCCACATCTGATTCACCCGTACTATCAGCTCAACAAATTATTCAGCATCATAATGAAACTCTTCATGGTCATTACAATGTGGATAATTTTTCAGTGGTGAGGAATAGTCAGGACGATCTGTTTACCCCGATACATCATCGTTACCGGTAA
- a CDS encoding ABC transporter ATP-binding protein: MDERDAVLEIEKLSKEYEGPNYKVQALKNVSFQVYKGEILAVMGTSGSGKSTLLNILGALDEPTSGKVKLQGQFDKNQFSEPSASLYRQENIGFVFQSFHLLKDLTVEENIAIPLILKEMDQKEIDRKVSDIIALMGLTEWRNHRPIQLSGGQQQRVAIGRAIITEPPILLADEPTGNLDFNTSKDILNVLVKMRDKFNQSIIVVTHDPTVATYADRVLFFQDGTIKDKYECTQTNDLDMILAKFKKLTESDH, from the coding sequence ATGGATGAAAGAGATGCCGTTTTAGAAATCGAAAAGTTATCAAAAGAGTATGAAGGTCCAAATTATAAGGTGCAAGCATTAAAAAATGTCTCCTTTCAAGTATATAAAGGTGAGATTTTAGCGGTGATGGGGACAAGTGGTTCGGGGAAAAGCACATTATTAAATATATTAGGAGCACTTGATGAACCAACTTCAGGTAAGGTGAAGCTGCAAGGGCAATTTGATAAAAATCAATTTAGTGAGCCATCAGCGTCATTATACAGGCAGGAGAATATTGGATTTGTGTTCCAGTCTTTTCACTTGTTAAAGGATTTAACGGTGGAAGAAAATATAGCGATACCGTTAATTTTAAAGGAGATGGACCAAAAAGAGATTGATAGAAAAGTTTCGGACATCATAGCGCTAATGGGGTTAACTGAATGGCGTAACCACCGGCCGATCCAGCTTTCAGGTGGCCAACAACAGCGTGTAGCGATTGGGCGAGCTATCATTACAGAGCCGCCGATTCTTTTAGCGGACGAACCAACCGGAAATCTCGATTTTAACACGTCGAAAGATATTTTGAATGTACTCGTCAAGATGAGAGATAAATTCAATCAAAGCATTATTGTGGTGACTCATGATCCGACGGTTGCCACATATGCTGATAGAGTGCTATTTTTCCAGGATGGGACAATAAAAGATAAGTATGAATGTACGCAAACGAATGACTTAGATATGATTTTAGCTAAGTTCAAAAAACTGACAGAAAGTGATCACTAG
- a CDS encoding ABC transporter permease, with the protein MYNLRKLALKLIYRNKWIVVSSIVCILIATTLVMTMLLYTFSSKETLVNDLRALYGDMDLAVGFNIEQEDRLTSDFIDDLAKLDDMKAMSKVSISHLTLDESNVSLYTVGVENDDLAKSRYHFTYDLGEEDVILNKGLAEALQLEVGEALSIEGDNFHLKEIIDDIEGAVSTPDLLILQHEVVNEFLRENEAVDVEATYLLVKAHDNANVLELANDIREINPHVRIDITEEDPYVKENLANMMTFIIVLSFFVLIVASLLVVSNLELLLYKLRNQLAILRALGATVTQVSKVILIQGSIINVAGVSLGIMCTLVGQGVSKRVIENWLDLPTAAVTYNVMSAILIGGVCLLVFQLFIMISVYRSTTILPIKIMQQNEKLDYRSPNTISKLAKLAIILSLICMAFSIVSPYYAQFILVSALLMMMGIYMIFPVYLTWGLKWLLPQVKRWFGKEAYIAVKNMVPQMKKNTLIILAISSLMVIAIFGSVMLNTIHQNQLDYVESQFPTPIVLESRLDYETQIDDEQLREAVTALESVTNASVLSTFGLVEYKSDNGYTSIDYRLGDLNIVLAEQSDRVLSEEELETTVLISHDFAKENELEVGDQIPLGLFSEDDQQIIPKGIFRVGGEIDEEDAPIYMDWSNESFKDDFIKFNQMFVDSSDVSRTLQELEEVKRQFPELKVNSYEKTSAEMGRMFLQRWAIFIIVMGTLVISAIIGICNSLMNNVLSKRKEFAILRAIGVTKKGINKIITTQVMLYISAGILLGILMGSILILIISLIDLGTLSINYRILLIIVLALLIPNMILARVLGKHINDEKVSTALTADNK; encoded by the coding sequence ATGTACAATTTAAGAAAACTTGCATTGAAGCTTATTTATAGAAATAAATGGATTGTAGTTTCTTCAATCGTCTGTATCCTCATTGCGACGACGCTTGTGATGACGATGTTGTTATATACGTTTAGCTCAAAAGAAACATTAGTGAATGATTTGCGAGCCCTTTACGGGGATATGGACTTGGCTGTCGGTTTTAATATAGAGCAAGAGGACAGATTAACATCAGACTTTATTGATGACTTAGCTAAATTAGACGACATGAAAGCCATGTCTAAAGTATCTATTTCTCATCTGACTCTCGATGAATCCAATGTGTCACTATACACTGTTGGTGTAGAAAATGATGACCTTGCCAAAAGTCGCTATCATTTCACATATGATTTGGGTGAAGAAGACGTCATCTTAAATAAAGGCTTAGCAGAAGCTCTTCAACTAGAAGTAGGAGAGGCTTTGTCTATTGAAGGTGACAATTTTCATTTAAAAGAAATTATAGATGATATTGAGGGTGCGGTGAGTACACCAGATCTTCTTATTCTACAGCACGAAGTCGTCAATGAGTTTCTGAGAGAGAACGAAGCTGTAGATGTTGAGGCGACATATCTATTAGTAAAAGCTCATGACAATGCCAATGTATTAGAGCTTGCTAACGATATACGAGAAATCAATCCTCACGTTAGGATAGATATAACGGAAGAAGACCCCTATGTTAAAGAGAATCTAGCTAATATGATGACCTTTATCATTGTCTTGAGTTTCTTTGTCCTTATCGTGGCTTCTTTATTAGTCGTTTCGAACCTAGAACTGTTGCTGTATAAATTAAGAAATCAACTTGCCATCTTACGTGCCCTTGGTGCTACAGTCACACAGGTGAGTAAGGTCATTCTCATTCAAGGAAGTATAATTAATGTGGCTGGGGTCTCCTTAGGGATTATGTGTACGTTAGTCGGGCAAGGTGTGTCGAAAAGGGTTATTGAAAATTGGCTTGATTTACCTACAGCTGCAGTGACGTATAACGTAATGAGTGCCATTCTAATTGGTGGCGTCTGTTTGCTCGTTTTTCAACTGTTTATTATGATTTCTGTTTATAGAAGTACGACGATCTTACCGATCAAAATTATGCAGCAAAATGAAAAGCTCGATTATCGATCGCCAAATACGATAAGTAAGCTAGCAAAATTAGCTATCATTCTCTCGCTAATATGTATGGCTTTTAGTATTGTCAGTCCTTATTATGCGCAATTTATTTTAGTTTCAGCTCTTCTAATGATGATGGGTATTTATATGATCTTCCCTGTTTATCTTACTTGGGGGCTTAAGTGGTTATTGCCACAGGTTAAAAGGTGGTTTGGGAAGGAAGCGTATATAGCTGTTAAAAATATGGTTCCTCAAATGAAAAAGAATACGCTCATTATATTAGCGATTTCTTCCTTAATGGTGATTGCCATTTTCGGGTCTGTGATGTTAAATACGATCCACCAAAATCAATTAGATTATGTAGAAAGTCAATTTCCAACGCCAATTGTATTGGAAAGTCGGCTAGATTACGAGACACAAATTGACGACGAACAGTTAAGAGAGGCTGTGACAGCGTTAGAAAGTGTGACAAACGCCAGTGTTTTGAGCACATTTGGGTTAGTAGAATATAAAAGTGATAATGGCTATACGTCGATAGATTATCGCTTAGGAGATCTAAATATTGTGTTAGCTGAACAAAGTGATCGTGTACTTTCAGAGGAAGAATTGGAAACGACGGTGTTAATTTCACATGATTTCGCCAAAGAGAATGAGTTAGAGGTAGGTGATCAAATTCCGTTAGGGTTATTCTCAGAAGATGACCAGCAAATTATTCCTAAAGGGATTTTTCGAGTTGGTGGAGAAATCGATGAGGAAGATGCACCTATTTATATGGATTGGTCTAATGAGAGTTTCAAGGATGACTTTATTAAATTTAACCAGATGTTTGTGGATTCTTCAGATGTCTCTCGCACCTTACAGGAACTAGAAGAGGTTAAAAGACAATTTCCTGAGTTGAAAGTAAATAGCTATGAAAAAACTTCCGCTGAAATGGGTCGTATGTTTTTACAAAGGTGGGCCATCTTTATTATCGTCATGGGCACACTAGTGATATCGGCTATTATCGGTATATGTAATTCTTTAATGAACAATGTGCTTTCAAAACGTAAAGAATTTGCGATTTTAAGAGCGATAGGTGTGACTAAAAAAGGCATTAATAAAATCATCACGACGCAAGTGATGCTGTATATAAGTGCAGGGATTCTTTTAGGGATTCTTATGGGAAGTATTCTGATTCTCATTATCTCGTTAATAGACCTTGGGACGTTATCTATAAACTATCGCATCCTATTAATTATTGTGCTCGCTTTGTTAATTCCAAATATGATTCTGGCTAGAGTATTAGGGAAACATATTAATGACGAAAAGGTCTCAACAGCACTTACGGCTGATAATAAGTAG
- a CDS encoding DinB family protein: MTLKTSMLAQLKTCHRENAWYVATLNAIDELTEEQAMWKPQKADYSIFELTNHIIYYSDRYLKRFKGTEDDEIHKDNTFKGSEGMSWYDTVERLTAITSEWVKVVGEADEQKLADWAVDIAHLTTHTAYHTGQMVVLRKWQHAWHDKNGVKYNP; encoded by the coding sequence ATGACGCTTAAAACGAGTATGTTAGCCCAGTTAAAAACGTGTCATCGTGAAAATGCGTGGTATGTGGCGACGCTTAATGCCATTGATGAGTTGACAGAGGAACAGGCGATGTGGAAGCCACAGAAGGCCGACTATTCTATATTTGAGCTGACCAATCATATTATCTATTATAGTGACCGTTACTTAAAGCGATTTAAAGGAACAGAAGACGACGAAATCCACAAAGATAATACGTTTAAAGGCAGTGAGGGAATGAGTTGGTATGATACCGTCGAACGCTTAACAGCGATCACCTCGGAATGGGTGAAAGTAGTGGGAGAAGCGGATGAGCAAAAGCTCGCTGACTGGGCAGTTGACATCGCTCACTTGACGACTCACACCGCTTATCATACTGGGCAAATGGTTGTTCTCCGTAAATGGCAACATGCTTGGCATGACAAAAACGGGGTGAAGTATAATCCTTAA
- the bstA gene encoding bacillithiol transferase BstA → MEDLRYPIGQFEENAYSLEQVNGWIEEMAKFTEDLRGAVKGLTDQQLDTPYREGGWTVRQVVHHLPDSHMNAYIRCKWALTEDKPTIKPYLEAEWAELPDASMPVDVSLALLDALHNRWMTLLTSLEPVDLEKTFRHPESGIVKLGISIGIYAWHGRHHLAHITSLRQRMGWEK, encoded by the coding sequence ATGGAGGATCTTCGTTATCCAATCGGTCAATTTGAGGAAAATGCTTATTCGCTAGAGCAAGTAAACGGGTGGATAGAAGAGATGGCCAAGTTCACCGAAGACTTGAGGGGAGCTGTGAAAGGATTAACTGATCAACAGCTTGATACACCTTATCGGGAAGGCGGCTGGACGGTTAGACAAGTGGTTCATCACTTGCCAGATAGTCATATGAACGCGTATATTCGATGTAAATGGGCACTCACCGAAGATAAGCCAACGATTAAGCCTTATTTGGAAGCTGAATGGGCTGAGCTGCCGGATGCTTCAATGCCGGTGGATGTCTCATTAGCTTTATTAGACGCTTTGCATAACAGATGGATGACCCTTCTAACGAGTTTAGAGCCAGTTGATTTAGAAAAAACATTCCGTCACCCTGAATCAGGTATTGTGAAATTAGGTATTAGTATTGGTATTTATGCGTGGCATGGTCGTCATCATCTCGCCCATATTACCTCCCTTCGCCAGCGGATGGGGTGGGAAAAATAA
- a CDS encoding aspartate ammonia-lyase yields MDASSQYRMENDTLGSIMVPKSAYYGSQTQRAIENFNISGITLPHVFIKAQGIIKAASATTNMAMGTLAPDMGKAIVQAAEEVIEGKWDNEFVVDVYQAGAGTSQNMNVNEVIASRATELMGGTQRVNPNDHVNMSQSTNDTFPSALNMAAAEEITARLLPALSQLQEAFQKKADQFMPILKAGRTHLHDGVPIRLGQEFSGYAETVNTVRQQLTERLDGLYVIGLGGNAIGTKVSLQPGYIPKVMEEVRKRTNTPFREPANIFSFMQNMNEPIRCMLTLKELATHLIKITSDLRLLSSGPRTGLAEITLPPVQPGSTIMPGKVNPAILEMTHMVCCQVIGYETAVATAGIAGQLEINVMMPVIAHTFLHAIDLMVNAINTLVPKCINGIDVNQANCERWMNESLSLVTGLSPSLGYDMASQIGMSADEENKTIKQILMEKGLLTDEVIQAIDPKGMA; encoded by the coding sequence ATGGATGCTTCCAGTCAGTATCGTATGGAAAATGACACATTAGGAAGTATTATGGTACCTAAATCAGCTTACTATGGTTCACAGACGCAGCGAGCAATCGAAAACTTCAACATAAGCGGTATTACATTACCGCATGTGTTTATAAAAGCACAAGGCATTATTAAAGCGGCCAGTGCCACGACTAATATGGCGATGGGCACATTAGCTCCCGATATGGGAAAAGCCATCGTGCAAGCCGCTGAGGAAGTGATTGAGGGGAAATGGGATAATGAGTTTGTCGTAGACGTGTATCAGGCAGGTGCAGGGACGTCGCAAAATATGAATGTCAATGAAGTGATCGCAAGCCGAGCAACGGAGCTTATGGGCGGGACGCAGCGCGTTAACCCAAATGATCACGTCAATATGTCTCAGTCCACTAACGATACGTTCCCATCAGCGCTTAACATGGCTGCCGCCGAGGAGATAACAGCACGGCTCCTTCCTGCTCTTAGCCAGTTACAAGAAGCTTTCCAAAAAAAAGCCGATCAGTTTATGCCTATCTTAAAAGCGGGAAGAACCCATTTACACGACGGTGTCCCCATTCGATTAGGGCAGGAGTTCTCAGGTTATGCTGAAACCGTTAATACTGTGAGGCAACAGCTTACAGAGAGATTGGATGGGTTATATGTAATTGGCTTAGGTGGAAATGCTATAGGGACAAAGGTGAGTTTACAGCCTGGCTACATACCAAAGGTGATGGAAGAAGTTCGAAAGCGGACGAATACGCCGTTTCGCGAACCAGCCAACATTTTTTCATTTATGCAAAATATGAACGAGCCTATTCGGTGTATGCTCACACTGAAAGAATTGGCGACCCATTTAATTAAAATAACGAGTGACTTGCGATTACTTAGCTCAGGACCTCGGACAGGATTAGCCGAAATTACGTTGCCGCCAGTCCAGCCTGGATCAACGATTATGCCAGGGAAAGTCAATCCAGCTATATTAGAAATGACGCACATGGTATGCTGTCAAGTGATTGGCTATGAAACTGCCGTTGCAACTGCAGGTATTGCCGGACAATTAGAGATTAATGTGATGATGCCGGTCATTGCCCATACCTTTCTCCACGCGATAGACTTAATGGTCAATGCCATCAATACACTTGTCCCAAAATGTATTAACGGCATTGATGTGAATCAAGCCAATTGTGAAAGGTGGATGAATGAGAGCTTATCACTCGTCACAGGGCTCAGCCCGTCTTTAGGCTATGATATGGCTTCGCAAATTGGTATGAGTGCGGATGAGGAGAATAAAACGATTAAACAAATCCTCATGGAAAAAGGGCTGTTAACCGATGAGGTGATACAAGCGATTGATCCAAAAGGGATGGCGTGA
- a CDS encoding transposase has protein sequence MGIGTIIEHGTCEQFHSELKTDLDLERFPSKRFCTNDLILHLGCTAYNLLRIIGQESLKEENAPLKKKVIRRRVKTVIQNLMTLASKMVSHARRLYLKFGTHSPWFPIFKRIYLCFLIK, from the coding sequence ATTGGAATAGGGACTATTATTGAACATGGTACTTGTGAGCAGTTCCACAGTGAATTAAAAACGGACTTAGACCTTGAACGATTCCCTTCAAAGAGATTTTGTACAAATGATCTCATTTTACACTTGGGTTGCACTGCTTATAATTTACTTCGTATTATTGGACAAGAAAGTCTAAAAGAAGAGAATGCCCCACTGAAGAAAAAAGTTATTCGTCGACGAGTGAAAACTGTGATTCAAAATTTAATGACACTTGCATCAAAAATGGTCTCACACGCAAGAAGGCTATATTTAAAGTTTGGTACTCACAGTCCGTGGTTTCCTATATTCAAACGAATATATTTATGTTTTCTCATTAAATAA
- a CDS encoding carbonic anhydrase, with protein sequence MKRRVRWGSVVVVLMSSVVITACSTAQSGDEEVNSLNDSGTDEEAIKDEHEGHWSYAGETGPTHWGSLDASYELCEQEQEQSPINIETNEVTTTDAHISIAYQPSPFEIENNGHTIQANALTEDNTISIEGEDYKLIQFHFHVPSEHQKNGEHLDMEVHFVHQNQEGELAVLGVLMEEGDVNEALAELWAEMPQEEMDETIELTDAIDLNALLPSSHEGFHYGGSLTTPPCTEGVKWVVLEKTISVSKEQIDTFAEIFPTNNRPVQPWNDRHVYEVAID encoded by the coding sequence ATGAAAAGAAGAGTAAGGTGGGGAAGCGTTGTAGTCGTTTTAATGTCAAGTGTCGTCATAACGGCCTGTTCTACAGCGCAATCAGGAGACGAAGAAGTTAACTCATTAAATGACAGTGGCACTGATGAAGAGGCAATAAAAGACGAGCATGAGGGGCATTGGTCATATGCTGGAGAAACTGGACCGACGCATTGGGGATCGTTAGACGCCTCTTATGAATTATGTGAACAAGAGCAGGAACAATCGCCGATCAACATTGAGACAAATGAGGTGACAACTACTGATGCTCATATCAGCATCGCGTATCAACCGAGCCCGTTTGAGATCGAAAATAACGGTCATACGATTCAAGCCAATGCCCTAACAGAGGATAATACTATCTCGATAGAGGGTGAGGATTATAAATTAATTCAATTTCACTTCCATGTCCCTTCTGAACATCAAAAAAATGGAGAACACTTAGACATGGAGGTTCATTTTGTCCATCAAAATCAAGAGGGGGAGCTGGCAGTGCTGGGTGTCCTAATGGAAGAAGGGGATGTGAACGAAGCATTAGCAGAGCTGTGGGCTGAAATGCCACAAGAAGAGATGGATGAAACGATTGAATTAACGGATGCTATCGATCTTAACGCATTATTGCCAAGCAGCCATGAAGGCTTTCACTATGGTGGTTCTCTTACAACGCCCCCTTGTACTGAAGGTGTAAAATGGGTCGTCCTCGAAAAAACAATTTCCGTCTCAAAAGAACAAATTGACACATTCGCAGAGATCTTCCCAACCAATAATCGGCCTGTTCAACCGTGGAATGACCGTCATGTATATGAAGTGGCTATTGATTAA
- a CDS encoding amidohydrolase — protein MTKKGISDYLAAIQTEMVDASDAIWEVAELRFEEVASMSILQKLLTNHGFTVKTNIGGIETAFLAEYGEGEPVMVFLGEYDALSHMSQAAEMTHPTPHVGNLNGHGCGHNLLGVGAAGAAIALRYELEKNKMPGTIRFYGCPGEEGGSGKAFMVKEGLFDDIDVAISWHPNTFNGIFSMNTLANYQVAFEFKGRAAHAAAAPHLGRSALDAVELMNVGVNYLREHLVQDARLHYAVTDTGGLSPNVVQEKAEVLYLMRAPQNDQLKDIYRRVVNIAKGAAMMTDTTVKTRFDKGCSGIVRNKTLEKLMYEQMKQVTLPQYTDAEKRLAEGYVSTYRPEEIESNKKQIFQMIDEREHETWNTLLSESPPLLNKILPYSEKSQLLHGSSDVGDVSHIAPTVQCFSNCYAFGATLHSWQIVSHGKTTIAHKGMMYAAEVMARTGLALLTSPEVLKKAQQEHRLLRCRDQYESLIPDGIKPQPIK, from the coding sequence ATGACTAAAAAAGGCATTTCTGACTATCTAGCAGCGATACAAACGGAGATGGTAGATGCAAGCGATGCGATATGGGAAGTAGCTGAACTGCGATTTGAAGAAGTAGCGTCTATGAGTATTTTGCAGAAACTATTAACCAACCATGGATTTACAGTCAAAACCAATATAGGGGGGATTGAAACAGCGTTTTTAGCTGAATATGGAGAGGGAGAGCCGGTTATGGTTTTTTTAGGGGAATATGATGCTTTGTCCCATATGAGTCAAGCCGCTGAAATGACACATCCTACGCCACATGTAGGGAACTTGAATGGGCATGGGTGCGGCCATAATCTACTAGGTGTTGGGGCCGCAGGAGCTGCTATAGCATTACGCTACGAGCTTGAGAAGAATAAGATGCCGGGGACAATTCGGTTTTATGGATGTCCAGGAGAAGAGGGGGGCTCTGGAAAAGCCTTTATGGTGAAAGAAGGGCTTTTCGATGATATCGATGTAGCAATCAGCTGGCATCCAAACACGTTTAACGGGATTTTTTCAATGAACACGCTAGCCAATTATCAAGTAGCTTTTGAATTTAAAGGACGGGCTGCCCATGCTGCTGCCGCCCCTCATTTGGGAAGGAGTGCCTTAGATGCTGTAGAGCTGATGAATGTAGGGGTAAATTACTTACGCGAGCATCTTGTTCAAGACGCACGACTTCATTATGCGGTCACAGATACTGGGGGGCTTTCACCCAACGTGGTTCAGGAAAAAGCAGAAGTGCTTTATTTAATGAGGGCGCCTCAGAATGACCAGTTAAAGGATATTTATAGACGGGTTGTCAATATCGCGAAAGGTGCGGCCATGATGACCGACACAACAGTTAAGACGCGATTTGATAAGGGCTGCTCTGGGATTGTACGGAACAAAACACTTGAAAAACTGATGTATGAACAGATGAAGCAGGTGACGTTACCTCAATATACAGATGCTGAAAAGCGACTTGCTGAAGGATACGTGAGCACTTATCGGCCTGAAGAAATTGAATCAAATAAGAAACAAATTTTTCAAATGATCGATGAACGGGAGCATGAAACGTGGAACACCCTACTATCTGAGTCGCCGCCATTACTGAATAAGATACTTCCTTATAGTGAAAAGTCACAGCTTCTCCATGGATCAAGCGATGTAGGAGATGTGAGCCATATAGCCCCCACTGTACAATGTTTTAGTAATTGCTATGCATTTGGGGCCACATTGCACTCATGGCAAATAGTATCGCATGGTAAGACGACAATTGCCCATAAGGGAATGATGTATGCTGCTGAAGTTATGGCAAGAACAGGTTTAGCTTTGCTTACGTCACCAGAGGTGCTAAAAAAAGCTCAGCAAGAGCATCGACTGTTAAGGTGTAGGGATCAGTATGAATCACTTATCCCTGATGGTATAAAGCCACAACCCATTAAATGA
- a CDS encoding AbgT family transporter — protein MKANLQVEGSQQESRFVQRLMNVIEKGGNKLPHPAMLFVYLSFAIILIFWLLNSLGVNVVEPLTDETVHVQNLMSTEGIDYILTSLISNFAGFSSLGLVLVMMLGIGLAKQVGFFETFMRVSLTKVQSRFVTYAVIFTGIIGNIASDAAVVIVPAMAAMIYYSLNRHPIAGLLIGYAATIGGFTANLIIAGTDVLLSGITTEVIQGYNDTARAVTPVANWFFGMISVGMLVVVIAFVAKKYIEPRFGEYNPSMAEEGFLNHKESHISKQQIKGLRYAALSGLLYVTFIAILTIPQNALLRGGGDSFLDSLFLSSIVPLLLGFFLIISLTYGFTVKSLTSLSDVPVLMGKSIAEMSGFIVLVFFAAQFIAYFNWTNMSTIIAVSSTNLMESMNFTGLPAVVLFIILCAVINLFVTSGSAQWALLAPVFLPIFYNIGFDPGYIQMAFRIGDSATNLLAPTSPYAILILGLMKQYDYRTGIGTLFSAMLPFAIIMLICWIILFVIWSLLGLPVGPGVYMYY, from the coding sequence ATGAAGGCAAATCTGCAAGTAGAAGGATCGCAACAAGAGAGTCGTTTTGTGCAAAGACTCATGAATGTGATTGAAAAAGGGGGAAATAAGTTACCTCATCCCGCCATGCTTTTCGTTTATCTTAGCTTTGCTATCATTCTAATATTTTGGCTGTTAAACTCCTTAGGAGTGAACGTCGTGGAACCGTTAACTGATGAAACTGTTCACGTGCAAAATCTTATGTCTACTGAAGGAATCGATTATATATTAACGTCTCTCATTAGTAATTTTGCGGGGTTTTCATCCCTTGGCTTAGTACTTGTCATGATGTTAGGGATTGGTTTAGCTAAACAGGTCGGTTTTTTCGAAACGTTTATGCGAGTCTCACTTACAAAAGTGCAAAGTAGGTTTGTAACCTATGCTGTCATTTTTACAGGGATAATTGGAAATATAGCGTCAGATGCTGCGGTTGTAATTGTTCCTGCTATGGCAGCGATGATCTATTATTCTCTAAACCGCCATCCGATAGCAGGTCTTCTGATCGGATATGCAGCTACGATAGGTGGATTTACAGCGAATTTAATCATTGCAGGGACAGATGTTTTGCTATCAGGTATTACAACAGAAGTGATTCAGGGCTATAATGACACGGCTCGTGCTGTGACACCTGTGGCTAACTGGTTTTTTGGGATGATATCAGTAGGCATGTTAGTCGTTGTGATTGCCTTTGTGGCGAAGAAATATATTGAACCGAGGTTTGGAGAATATAATCCGTCAATGGCAGAAGAAGGATTTTTAAATCATAAAGAATCACATATTTCAAAACAACAGATCAAAGGACTCCGTTATGCGGCTTTATCAGGACTCCTGTATGTGACCTTTATAGCGATACTCACCATTCCGCAAAATGCCCTCTTACGTGGAGGGGGTGATAGCTTCTTAGATTCTTTATTTCTTTCAAGCATTGTGCCTCTTTTACTCGGGTTCTTTCTCATTATTTCACTCACATACGGCTTTACTGTTAAATCACTGACCTCTTTATCTGATGTTCCCGTTTTAATGGGGAAGTCAATAGCTGAAATGAGTGGTTTCATTGTACTCGTGTTTTTCGCAGCTCAATTTATTGCTTATTTTAATTGGACTAACATGAGCACCATCATTGCAGTAAGTAGTACAAATTTAATGGAGAGCATGAATTTTACAGGATTGCCGGCCGTTGTCTTGTTCATCATTCTTTGCGCTGTGATTAATTTATTTGTCACAAGTGGTTCAGCTCAGTGGGCCCTTTTAGCACCTGTCTTCTTACCGATTTTTTATAATATCGGCTTTGATCCAGGGTACATCCAAATGGCTTTTCGCATAGGTGACTCTGCCACTAATCTGTTGGCACCCACAAGCCCTTACGCTATTTTAATTTTAGGGTTAATGAAACAGTATGATTATAGGACAGGTATTGGTACATTATTTTCTGCTATGCTGCCTTTCGCTATTATCATGTTAATTTGCTGGATTATTTTGTTTGTCATATGGAGCTTGCTTGGCTTACCTGTCGGGCCCGGGGTTTATATGTATTACTAA